The Neorhodopirellula lusitana genome contains a region encoding:
- a CDS encoding DUF1853 family protein, which yields MNPPQHASSLADQFLHDLHWVIESPSLINSAPVIPPLSLDAIDPDHLTSVMVDPQSRHVGSHRVGYYFERLVLYWLVHLRRVEVVAHGMQIKDDKRTLGEIDFLFRDEAGRLTHWEVSVKFYLYHPQHALSGPLSGPLGGSHFLGPNARDTFERKMGRLFEHQLPLSQTHLPDVEVRQAWVQGQIFYHRQLGSVQLLPAQMSPDHLRGAYLYQREINELQHHANSRFQVLDKPYWLAGPMFNAADPNWCSGPEMADTLHQHFKETDRPLMLCQADSESVQSESLPNESTETRLKRRPNTKRIFVVADSWPLTDSLS from the coding sequence ATGAATCCTCCCCAACACGCGTCGTCGCTTGCTGATCAATTCCTGCATGACTTGCATTGGGTCATTGAAAGCCCATCCCTGATCAACTCGGCCCCAGTTATTCCGCCGCTTTCACTGGACGCCATTGATCCCGATCATCTCACCAGCGTGATGGTCGATCCCCAAAGTCGCCATGTCGGTAGCCACCGGGTCGGCTACTACTTCGAGCGACTGGTGCTCTACTGGCTCGTCCATCTTCGGCGGGTCGAAGTCGTGGCACATGGCATGCAGATCAAGGATGACAAACGCACTCTCGGCGAGATCGACTTCCTGTTTCGAGATGAAGCTGGACGCCTGACCCACTGGGAGGTCTCCGTCAAATTCTATCTCTACCATCCGCAACATGCTCTCAGTGGCCCTCTCAGTGGCCCTCTGGGTGGCAGCCACTTCCTGGGCCCCAATGCTCGTGACACATTTGAACGTAAAATGGGACGGTTGTTTGAGCATCAATTGCCGCTCAGCCAAACCCACCTTCCCGACGTCGAGGTTCGCCAAGCTTGGGTCCAAGGCCAAATCTTCTATCACCGACAACTTGGCTCGGTCCAACTACTACCCGCTCAGATGTCACCTGATCATCTGCGCGGCGCCTACCTTTACCAACGAGAGATCAACGAGCTCCAGCACCACGCAAACTCTCGGTTTCAAGTTTTGGATAAACCGTATTGGTTGGCCGGTCCCATGTTCAATGCAGCCGACCCGAACTGGTGCAGTGGTCCAGAAATGGCGGACACGCTACACCAGCACTTCAAGGAAACGGACAGACCACTCATGCTCTGCCAAGCGGATAGCGAATCGGTACAGAGCGAATCGCTGCCCAATGAATCCACCGAAACGCGCCTCAAGCGTCGCCCAAACACAAAACGCATCTTCGTCGTCGCTGACAGTTGGCCGCTAACAGACTCGTTGAGCTAG
- a CDS encoding sulfatase family protein, whose product MKRVFAVLACLLGLVCDAQAKAPNILFAIADDMSHASCYGDSFVKTPNLDSVARRGIRFTQMHTPNSKCAPSRAVMLTGRNPWQLDQAANHQPVWPEKFLSFVESLGDHGYFTGFTGKGWNPGVHPKNRLLTGREYNEIRVDSVPASGIHSYDYADNFGEFLADREDDQPFFFWFGCKEPHRGYEYGSGVKNGKRLDDLDFMPSFWIDGETTRNDILDYALEVEYFDDHLGRILKQIDDAGELENTLVVVTSDNGMPFPRYKGHTHEFATRVPFVVSFPGEIVHPGRVCDDLTSTIDLAPTLLSVAGVASDESGMQPMQGRSLEDVFADQSEGRDRVLSGRERNDMCRPNGWGYPVRGLRRGAYLYLRNFKPERWPCGTPEAGFRDTDWGPTKSELVYKHVGTVAFDLCFGKRPAEELYDVENDPECLQNLAAMPEYAVPLKKLRQELFEELTAQEDPRVIGDGDIFDRYRPDRIPQYGDLVKKTKKPIQMPKNATR is encoded by the coding sequence ATGAAAAGAGTATTTGCTGTTCTGGCGTGTTTGCTCGGTTTGGTGTGCGATGCACAGGCGAAGGCCCCCAATATCTTGTTTGCGATCGCAGATGATATGTCGCATGCGAGTTGCTATGGGGACTCGTTTGTGAAGACTCCGAATCTCGATTCCGTTGCCCGGCGCGGCATTCGGTTCACGCAGATGCATACGCCCAATAGCAAATGTGCTCCGTCGCGTGCAGTGATGCTGACGGGCCGTAATCCTTGGCAGTTGGACCAGGCGGCCAATCATCAACCGGTGTGGCCCGAGAAGTTTTTAAGCTTTGTGGAGTCGCTGGGCGATCATGGCTATTTCACGGGCTTCACGGGGAAAGGCTGGAATCCCGGTGTCCATCCCAAGAATCGCTTGTTGACCGGGCGGGAATACAATGAAATTCGCGTCGATTCGGTGCCGGCGTCGGGGATTCACTCCTATGATTATGCCGACAATTTTGGTGAGTTTCTTGCCGACCGGGAAGACGACCAACCATTCTTTTTCTGGTTTGGATGCAAGGAACCCCATCGTGGTTATGAATACGGATCCGGCGTCAAAAACGGGAAACGTTTGGATGATCTCGACTTCATGCCGTCGTTCTGGATCGATGGCGAGACGACTCGCAACGACATCCTCGACTACGCACTCGAAGTTGAGTATTTCGATGATCACCTTGGGCGGATTTTGAAACAAATTGATGATGCCGGGGAACTCGAAAATACGCTGGTCGTGGTTACTTCTGACAATGGGATGCCATTCCCGCGGTACAAAGGACACACTCATGAGTTTGCAACTCGCGTGCCCTTCGTGGTTTCGTTTCCAGGCGAGATCGTGCATCCCGGACGAGTATGCGACGATCTAACCAGCACGATTGATCTGGCTCCGACATTGCTTAGCGTGGCCGGTGTTGCGTCTGATGAAAGTGGCATGCAGCCGATGCAGGGCCGCAGCCTCGAAGATGTTTTTGCGGATCAATCAGAAGGTCGTGACAGAGTCCTGTCGGGACGAGAGCGGAATGACATGTGTCGTCCCAATGGCTGGGGGTATCCAGTGCGTGGTCTGCGACGGGGAGCCTATTTGTACCTTCGTAACTTCAAACCTGAACGCTGGCCGTGCGGGACTCCTGAAGCTGGGTTTCGCGATACCGATTGGGGGCCAACCAAAAGTGAATTGGTCTACAAACACGTTGGAACGGTCGCTTTTGATCTGTGTTTTGGCAAACGCCCCGCCGAGGAGTTGTATGACGTTGAGAATGATCCCGAGTGCCTTCAAAACCTAGCCGCGATGCCGGAATACGCGGTCCCGCTCAAGAAACTTCGCCAGGAACTTTTTGAAGAACTGACGGCCCAAGAAGATCCTCGCGTGATTGGGGATGGCGACATTTTTGATCGCTATCGACCTGATCGGATTCCGCAATATGGCGACTTAGTCAAGAAGACAAAGAAGCCTATCCAGATGCCAAAAAATGCGACTCGTTAG
- a CDS encoding Gfo/Idh/MocA family protein, producing MNQTQTKLASSATRQRLSSRRRFLKQTAIATTVACVPYHLTASRARAESKSSRPQFALIGVGGNGTRTAPVGKEFADLVALCDVDSGHLEAGNQLLCDGKADLYSDYREILARDDIDLVQISTPDHWHAKILIEAMLAGKDAYCEKPLTLTIDEGKLVRQVQKQTGRVVQVGTQQRSSFDKFNKALAIIADGRIGKLKRMVVGIDSGGWSPEIPVMDVPGELDWDRWLGPTPEMPYRYLANPKKGNGYTNGHTHFRWWYEHSGGKLTDWGAHHFDIAMLGIAAAGQNNDPVSVDGTATHDVEFKGGMPLQADRYNTARAFDLNVAFADGDVVMNIRNDVDNGILFEGDQGRFFVNRGKLVGKPVEDLVTKPLPDDAISKIYRGMPMKQNDRHAHWENLMYAIDKRVLPISDVHSHMKMLNVAHLAGICCRLGRKVNWDQSTETVVGDELAASMMKRPYRAGYEIEM from the coding sequence ATGAACCAAACACAAACGAAGCTCGCGTCATCCGCGACCCGCCAGCGTCTTTCGTCGCGGCGTCGGTTTTTAAAACAGACCGCGATCGCAACGACTGTTGCATGCGTCCCCTACCATTTGACGGCTTCGCGGGCGCGTGCTGAATCCAAAAGCAGTCGCCCCCAGTTTGCACTGATCGGCGTCGGTGGCAATGGAACTCGTACCGCGCCTGTCGGGAAAGAGTTCGCGGACCTGGTCGCCCTGTGTGATGTGGACTCGGGGCATCTGGAGGCCGGAAATCAATTGCTCTGTGATGGCAAAGCGGATCTCTATTCAGACTATCGTGAAATCCTGGCCCGCGATGACATTGACTTGGTGCAAATTTCGACTCCGGATCACTGGCACGCCAAAATACTGATTGAAGCGATGTTGGCTGGTAAAGATGCTTATTGCGAAAAGCCACTGACACTGACGATTGATGAAGGCAAGCTGGTCCGTCAAGTCCAAAAGCAAACGGGACGTGTCGTTCAAGTGGGGACTCAACAACGCAGCAGTTTTGATAAGTTCAACAAGGCGTTGGCGATCATTGCGGATGGGCGAATTGGCAAGCTCAAGCGAATGGTGGTTGGGATCGATAGTGGTGGATGGAGTCCGGAAATTCCAGTGATGGATGTTCCTGGTGAGCTTGATTGGGATCGCTGGTTAGGTCCAACACCGGAGATGCCGTATCGGTATCTTGCCAACCCGAAAAAGGGAAACGGCTATACCAACGGTCACACGCATTTTCGCTGGTGGTATGAGCATTCCGGTGGAAAGTTGACCGACTGGGGAGCTCATCATTTTGACATCGCGATGCTGGGGATCGCAGCGGCAGGACAGAACAATGATCCGGTTTCCGTCGATGGAACGGCGACGCATGACGTTGAATTCAAGGGCGGGATGCCTTTGCAAGCCGACCGCTATAACACGGCACGGGCTTTCGATTTGAACGTCGCGTTTGCGGATGGCGATGTTGTGATGAACATTCGTAACGACGTGGACAACGGCATCTTGTTTGAAGGCGATCAAGGACGCTTTTTTGTCAATCGTGGCAAGCTGGTCGGAAAGCCAGTCGAGGATCTGGTAACGAAGCCACTTCCCGATGATGCGATTTCCAAGATTTACCGTGGGATGCCCATGAAGCAAAACGATCGGCATGCCCACTGGGAAAACCTGATGTACGCGATCGACAAACGTGTGTTGCCGATTTCAGACGTTCACTCGCACATGAAAATGTTGAACGTCGCCCACCTTGCTGGGATCTGTTGTCGGTTGGGCCGCAAGGTCAACTGGGACCAGTCAACGGAAACCGTTGTCGGCGATGAGCTTGCCGCCAGTATGATGAAGCGGCCTTACCGGGCTGGCTATGAGATTGAGATGTAG
- a CDS encoding sulfatase-like hydrolase/transferase — translation MRFVAIVIVGLAFAAGNTSRGVSSESTKPNVVLILIDDLSHYGVTAYGANRLSSESAGFENVEFSTPNIDRLAREGVRCDYAFAYPLCEPTRTTLMSGKYGNRNHLVSKGQHASDITFGDVFKRDGYSTCMAGKWKQSRGTNEIPAERYISEFGWDEYCCFDVVAEGRRYINPDLVVNDKRVAYSEKQGIDPETGRRWYGPDLFNRFALDFIERKQSHPFFLYYPMVLVHDEHKPTPDTEPRSLFDHFDDANNNKNGHTGDDKKYFPDMVEYTDNMIGRVVDKINSLGLRQNTLIVVMGDNGTKEPFAHVLPDGTSYQGDKGSTTDNGTHVPLIMSQPGTIPVTSGDHYRTYEGLVDLADIYPTLCDAAGIEPVNARDIDGVSCWPQMKGAPGVHRQSSYVWYNHNRPMTDQTEVLEYAFDKQFKRYAPDRYYPEGRFFDLRTDLQETGGDRQVKGPGWQKYYHSGLDLVQLTTEQKQAYDRLGKVLDEHRYVAVKQLQIVPLEQCLTVGQTVTLDIKVTPQDATRNNVIWESSNPGIASVNKFGEISSHRQGEVTISAYSWEDANPVANNARLTMSREGIMDSIMVDVQ, via the coding sequence ATGAGATTTGTCGCGATTGTGATTGTGGGATTGGCGTTTGCCGCTGGGAACACGAGTCGTGGGGTATCCAGCGAATCCACGAAGCCCAATGTGGTTCTGATTCTGATCGATGATCTCAGTCACTATGGCGTGACAGCCTACGGGGCCAATCGATTGTCGTCCGAATCTGCTGGTTTTGAAAACGTTGAGTTCAGCACGCCGAATATTGACCGACTAGCTCGGGAAGGTGTGCGCTGCGATTACGCGTTCGCTTACCCGCTGTGTGAACCCACTCGCACGACTCTAATGAGTGGAAAGTATGGGAACCGGAACCACCTGGTCAGCAAAGGACAGCACGCTTCCGATATTACGTTCGGTGATGTGTTCAAGCGAGATGGCTATTCGACTTGCATGGCGGGAAAATGGAAGCAATCGCGTGGTACGAACGAGATACCTGCCGAACGATACATTTCCGAGTTTGGATGGGATGAGTATTGCTGCTTTGACGTCGTGGCCGAGGGGCGGCGTTACATCAATCCAGATTTGGTAGTCAACGACAAGCGTGTTGCCTATTCCGAAAAACAGGGCATCGATCCAGAGACCGGACGACGTTGGTATGGACCTGATCTATTCAACCGTTTTGCATTGGATTTTATCGAACGGAAACAAAGCCATCCGTTCTTTCTTTATTACCCGATGGTGCTGGTCCACGACGAACACAAACCCACTCCCGACACCGAGCCACGATCTTTGTTCGATCACTTTGACGACGCGAATAACAATAAGAACGGACATACAGGGGACGATAAGAAGTATTTCCCCGACATGGTTGAGTACACCGACAACATGATTGGCAGGGTCGTCGACAAGATCAACTCACTGGGACTTCGTCAGAATACGCTGATTGTTGTGATGGGTGACAATGGAACGAAGGAGCCATTTGCCCATGTTTTGCCTGATGGAACTTCCTACCAAGGCGACAAGGGAAGCACGACCGACAACGGAACCCACGTGCCGTTGATCATGTCGCAACCCGGAACGATTCCAGTAACAAGTGGTGATCACTACCGAACTTATGAAGGTCTGGTCGACTTGGCGGATATCTACCCAACGCTGTGTGATGCGGCGGGAATCGAGCCTGTGAATGCCAGGGACATTGACGGGGTTAGTTGTTGGCCGCAGATGAAAGGCGCACCTGGCGTACATCGGCAATCCAGCTACGTTTGGTACAACCACAATCGCCCGATGACTGACCAGACGGAGGTGTTGGAATATGCGTTTGATAAGCAGTTCAAACGCTATGCCCCGGATCGTTACTATCCTGAAGGTCGTTTCTTTGATCTTCGCACGGACCTGCAAGAAACCGGTGGTGACCGCCAGGTGAAGGGCCCCGGTTGGCAAAAGTACTACCATAGCGGACTGGATCTTGTTCAGCTCACCACCGAGCAGAAACAGGCTTATGATCGGTTGGGGAAAGTGCTCGACGAGCATCGCTATGTAGCGGTGAAACAGCTTCAGATCGTGCCGCTGGAACAATGCCTTACAGTGGGCCAGACCGTGACGCTCGACATTAAAGTCACTCCACAAGACGCCACCCGCAACAACGTGATCTGGGAATCCAGCAACCCTGGCATTGCTTCAGTCAACAAATTTGGTGAGATCAGTTCGCATCGTCAGGGTGAAGTAACGATCTCAGCCTACTCATGGGAAGATGCCAACCCAGTGGCAAACAACGCGCGCCTCACGATGTCGCGTGAGGGGATCATGGACTCGATCATGGTGGACGTACAGTAA
- a CDS encoding DUF3859 domain-containing protein: MAKRRREVRMRTFGIHSKWDSTSKDLPRLVEPTTQVPAQVDIEFGFVVNIKNAKNSELEFCIDHPGILDDQGKRRPPFEGTVYVKSNDWNFYLGDTVWEPIDDKVGTWRMWLELDSEVIADKSFEVFSTND, encoded by the coding sequence ATGGCGAAACGACGACGCGAAGTGCGAATGCGAACGTTCGGAATTCATTCGAAGTGGGACTCGACATCGAAGGATTTGCCCCGTTTGGTGGAGCCTACCACACAGGTCCCCGCCCAGGTTGATATTGAGTTTGGGTTTGTCGTCAACATCAAGAACGCCAAAAACAGCGAACTTGAATTCTGCATTGACCACCCTGGTATTTTGGATGATCAGGGAAAGCGAAGACCACCCTTTGAAGGCACGGTTTATGTGAAGTCGAACGACTGGAATTTCTATCTTGGGGATACCGTGTGGGAACCGATCGACGACAAAGTGGGGACCTGGCGGATGTGGCTCGAACTGGACAGCGAGGTGATCGCGGATAAGTCGTTTGAGGTCTTTTCCACCAACGATTGA
- a CDS encoding 3-keto-disaccharide hydrolase: MKKLSTLPVAVKKTVRMSGSKCSICFSSEDDNEMMLQSSNRRRAALAGLTFSLAVACFSVVCLSALTSVSAGEIDPQQKAWYEQYKTQENVPAPGEMLLNEDPEPELTDGFTDLFNGKDLTGWKPLGGTCKFEVKDQQIIGTCVPGSNSTYLCTERSDFKNFVFTCEMDWLVDGNTGVMFRSRMKSNPKAKADTDSTKVVYGPQLELEGFSKDRHWSGGVYGQSCGGYFYPLWLKDHVEARAALKDKQWNRVTISAEGNEVKTWVNGVPAAYWIDDGSYPEGFFGLQIHKGKAGKVRFKNLRVKELP; the protein is encoded by the coding sequence GTGAAAAAGCTATCAACGCTGCCAGTCGCGGTCAAAAAGACCGTTAGAATGTCGGGCTCTAAGTGTTCTATCTGTTTCTCTAGTGAAGACGACAACGAAATGATGTTGCAAAGTTCAAATCGACGACGGGCCGCTTTGGCTGGTCTAACCTTCTCGCTGGCCGTGGCTTGTTTCTCTGTAGTCTGTTTATCGGCGTTGACCTCGGTCTCCGCTGGTGAAATCGACCCGCAACAAAAGGCTTGGTACGAACAATATAAGACCCAAGAAAACGTCCCCGCTCCCGGGGAGATGCTACTCAATGAGGATCCGGAGCCCGAGTTGACCGACGGGTTTACCGACCTTTTCAACGGCAAGGATCTGACGGGTTGGAAACCGCTTGGCGGGACTTGCAAATTTGAGGTCAAGGATCAGCAGATTATCGGTACCTGCGTGCCTGGATCGAACAGCACGTACTTGTGCACGGAGCGTTCGGATTTCAAAAACTTCGTCTTCACGTGCGAGATGGACTGGTTGGTCGATGGAAACACAGGCGTGATGTTCCGCTCAAGAATGAAGTCGAACCCCAAGGCGAAAGCGGATACTGATTCGACTAAAGTTGTCTACGGCCCGCAGTTAGAGCTGGAAGGGTTCTCGAAGGATCGTCATTGGTCCGGCGGGGTCTATGGCCAGAGTTGTGGTGGTTATTTCTATCCGCTTTGGTTGAAGGATCATGTCGAAGCACGTGCCGCTTTGAAAGACAAACAGTGGAATCGGGTCACGATTTCGGCGGAAGGGAACGAGGTCAAGACTTGGGTAAACGGTGTGCCAGCTGCGTACTGGATCGATGACGGCAGTTATCCCGAAGGATTCTTTGGCTTGCAGATTCACAAGGGCAAGGCTGGCAAGGTTCGATTCAAGAACTTGCGAGTCAAAGAACTGCCGTAG